ttctcttacaaatcaaatctcgGCTTACTCCCATTTCTTTCTACTTTACTCTATCTATGAAGGAATTCACTCATAGAATGCTTTTTGATtgcactaaaaaaaatttactgggACTCAAAGATTCATGCTAAAGCAAAACTGAAACGAATCCATTCTGTAATGCTTATATACATATAGGTCATTCTGTAATGCAAATTATCATCAGTTCCTTCTCAgacatcattaatttttttagtttgaaaTCATCCTAATCACCTTCATTCCTTCTTCAATTATCACAGAGGTCTcagatgatgaagatgactcTATAGAGATTACTCCATCAGGGCCAATCTTTTCTATAGCTTCAGCAATTAAGTTCCCAACAAATTCATCATTTCCAGCAGCAATTGAGGCCACAGCTGCAAGATGGCAAAGACAATTTCAAGATTTTCTGGACTAAACAGACTAAAcacgttttatttataaacacaaACAAAAGCAATACCTTTAATATCATCTCTTCCTTTTACAGGCACACTTTTCTTCTTCAAGACCTCAACCAATTCTTTTACAGTCTTTTCCATGCCTTTCTTCAAAGAGATCGGGTTAGCCCCAAAGGCAACAGCCAACAACCCAGATTTGATCATTGCTCGAGCCAAAACAATTGCAGTAGTTGTACCATCACCAGCCAAATCATTCGTTTTACTTGCAACCTGCAAGCAGGATGGGAAGATTTACATATGTATGCCTACTTGGGTCTCAAAAAGCACCAGTACAAGATAAAAGGATAAAATTATCTAGCAACCATGAATGACCTCTTGGATTAGCGTCGCTCCTGCATTCTCAACTGCATCTGAAAGCTCTATTGATCGAGCAATTGTAACAccatcatttattatttttagcgTTCCAGACTCAGAAAGCACAACATTACGTCCTACAAAATTTCACTTAAAACAAATCAATACCTCATATCAAAACCTTATTAGAATATAGACGTTGACTGATCAGAAATACCTCATATCAAAACAAATTATTTGTTAGATAAGAAGTCGCATTATTCTTTAAGCATTTCACTGTGAGGTCTCATTGAGTATATTACAGCTTTTATAGTGTCAGAAAACGTATAAAGGCTTACAAATTATGGGAACCTCACATGATTATGTTCTCGCTTTTACGTTCACGGAGACAAAACTTGAAGTCCTGAGGCTGGTACTGATTTGACAGATGTTCATACGTATAAACCAAATATACGAGCACGTAGCTAAAGGTGAGAATTGTAAAAATCACTTGTTCATTTGGTTTTTTAGCTTCTTGTAACTTACGTTTTGTATGGTTTATTGAAGTTATTGTTTTTAAACTCTTTTTAAGCCATACAAACAGAGGCAGAAATATGATATGTTCTGCGCAACTTCATTTTAATATCTCAACCTGCGAATATAGCAGGCAAAGCCACTGGTGGATAGTTCAAAAGGCGAAAAATACCTCTAGGTCCTAAGGTGAGAGAAACAGCATCAGCCAGCTTATCAATCCCAGCTTGCAAGGCCTCCCTACATTCTCTACCAAAAGATACCCTCTTCGGACCTGCTCTGACCACGCTGTTCCTCACAATCTGGGGATTTCTCCATAACCCAGATACCCTTTGGCTCCTACAAAAGTTCTGCAGCAGAACACATCACAACAAATGTAATAAATACATTTGCTACAACTCAAAAACACACACATAGACAACGAGACTTACGGAAAACAGAGGCTTCTGAGGGAAGAAAGGAGGAGAAGAGAAGGAAACGAACATTTGAGAAGGGGAAGAGGAAGAAACGAACATCTGAGAAGGGGCGGCTCAATGCCTAGGCAAGCAATATTGCCCAAGGCGCCTACACAACCCAAGGccccttaaataaataaagttataataGTTCCTAattaactttattaaaaaataataactctttttgattattaaaaatttttattttaaatttaaaattcttgtaccatcattataatttttttaaattttatataaaatataataaataatttaacttttttaaatctcaaaataataataatattttaatattttatcttaaaattcaaaattctcatttcaaaatttttacttGTCAAACCGAAtattaaattcataatattgatattctaaatattttaaaaaataatattagaaggACTCTAAagaaatttttctaaaaaagtatcaaaagaCTTGTAGTTATAATAGTTACTGATGAACTTTAAGAGTTATGTTATTTACaattacttttacatattttttgtatatttcacttatattattgatcaaaataaattattttattttaaaaaaatgacgcAGATTATCACATCAGTGCAATTAAGAGATAAAgatcaacaaaaacaaataatgaTTAGTGTATAATTGCAtaactaagaaaaattaaaaatttatggtatttatattcaatataatagtttattaaattattgtattaaaataaataaaaacaaaatttcactAAAATTTTGTCTTTGCCTCAATTTTGATTGTTCTGACTTTAAACAATTTATATTCAgccacttttatatatattttttatacacttaattaatataattaattatatattaaaaaattattaatccaactaattatatcaataaaatacacaaaaaatatacaaaaataaatatacttaaCATTACTCCTCTAGCTTTTAGGGAACACGGTTTCTTGAATGCCAAAGATTTTCAAGTGTTTATGGGAGGAGAACCGACTCGAAGTCACTGAGGTAAATCTGCAACTAGCTTTAGCCATATGTCTGTGCGAAGTTTCAAGCTTAAaacttttacattttattttatcattataattttttaattcttccataaaatataataaataaaataattttttcaaacaaaaataaaaaaattgtattttaataaatattttatttaatttttatcatatcTCTTATGTATAAACAAACTAATCCGCTAAAGCTAGTTGTCTTATACTTGTCTTGTATCATCTTTCAGaactctcaatttctttttaccaaaataatacttgatatattataaaaggatAATGCTAGACTTATTATTTCTTATCACTCATTTATTgttgtatttgaatttttttaagtattttttaatatccttaattattaagaaaaaaatttaaaaatatacaacttCACTAATAAGTAGTGACTCAattatttaactattaagtaaaagaaaataataataaaataaattaaaaaaataataaaaggatgGTAAGAAGTAATAAGCCtatcattattataaaatattaacaatCACATCAATGATGTATATTTTCCTCAAATGATAGATAATTCAAGAGGGAtcaaaatatagttttttacaTAGTAAGATGAGTATGATTTGTCACGTTacacttttttctctttttggtttttttgttttaatctattttattgAAATCATTTTTCGAGCAAtcttttattttccaaaaaaaattaatgttttccTCCTCTATCTCTTTTGTAGAAAATACTGtttggagaaagaaagaaaggaacaCTATATTCTGTCAATCCAACCCACCAGACAACATGAACACATATAAGCTATCCTTTTTATCCACCCTGATTAACTTCTTTCAACGAGAAAACCTTTTCCATGCATCAAGAAAATGGAATCCCTCATGCTGCATAACTTTCTCGGCACAAAATAATATGCATTTAAGTATGTTAATCAATCGCCTTGAATATATCAGTAGAGCTAGCACTAGCTGCCAGTGAGAAATTGTTCACAAGAGCGAGCCAGATCGTAAGATCAAATGCAAAGCTGAATTGATTATTCGCTTAATTAAGATAGAAAGTAGCCACTAAATTCATAGCTCTCAGGACACAAAAGAAGAGCAGTAAAAGCACACGTTTGgataaaagaataaagaaagaaaatgtgcACTTTGCACCATTCGGATTCATTGATTTATCGTAATCATCGGTGAAACAATGCCGCCATAAGAAGTACTTGAGAGTTCTTTCATGACCAAAGTTAGTCAGTGCtttgcatcttcttcttcacagAACTTGGAGTACTGATCTGCATCCATCAAGTTCTTCAATTCACCGCTGTCAGTCACCTCGACCTTAATAATCCATCCTTTGTCATATGGGCTTGAGTTAACCTACTTAGAGATGACCACAAAGGAAATATAAAAATGAGGGACAAAACATATTCTGGATGCCATAAGTATAATCAAAACTACCCCAAGGTAGAAAACTAGAAAAGCTAAAGAATTTCCAACGTGATGAACACCATCTACCTAAATTAGAAAAGAAAGGTGAAAAACGTTCAGGTGCACTTCTTTGGAGTTTCATGTGTATTAAATAAACAGAAGCTGGGGTACCACTGCTACAGCCTAAACAATTGCAAAAACCAAACTCAGAATATGATTAGCCGGCACCATACTGAAACTCTGGTATGGCTCCCTAGATGATTTGTAACATTGAGATAATGAGTTTcataaatatgaaaagaaaaatgtcccatcttttctttccattttcaatCTATGAATTCAATTGAATTGATCCAGGCCAAAAGAGAATAAGAAAAAAGTCACAAAAAGAAATGCAACTCAAATTAGAACTAGAGACTCACAAGACCAGGGGAGTCATTGAGCTCCTCGTTAACTTCAAGAACTTTCCCTGAAACAGGAGAATTAATATCGCTGGTAGCCTTGACACTTTCAACTGCACCAAAGCCGCTTCCCTGTTCTACAGGAGCCCCCACTTCTGGTAATTCAACATACACAACATCACCTAAATGATCTTGAGCGTGATCAGTGATACCAACGGTAGCAGAATTTCCCTCAACTTTCACCCACTCATGAGAGTCCGCATACTTGAGATCCTTCAAAACTGCACGTAAAGTAAGTAAGAAAAGTATAGGAACAATAGGCAGGTCAACTTCTCGTGatccaagaaagaaataagCATCTCCAGATTTCCCAGAATTAAATGTAACAGAATTACAGAAGtgataaaacaaaaagagataTTACAGCAGACAGCAAAATCAATGAACTTGATCATTGTACGTGAGCAAAACATCTTTAATCTTTAAGTCTGACATATATTAGACATCTCATTTTGTTTTATAGGCAAAGGAAATTTTACTAATAGAAATGAAAATAGGCATTGCCCAagttatacaagagaaaacacttaTTCAAGAACTAGCGacagatacaagaaaatcatgaaagtcGGGTCCATTGAAATCTATAGCAATTGTCTTGTATAAGTCTAAGTTCATTTAATAAGCATTCCTTTTCTTTAAAGTTCCGATCGTTACTTttcctccaaatgcaccacagtAGACATATAGGggaaaatgttattttaaaatatttttttagataacTTCACGTGAGAAGTTAAAACTCCAACAAAAGCATTGAAAGAGAAGAGCACATCAACAAAACCAGAACCTCTCTTCATATGCTTGCTGAAGCATCCAAAATACTTTCTACAGCCATAAAATGCCTTCTTGGCAGATGAAGCTATTCTATCTCCCTGAACAAacaattttatatttcaatGTATTGTATTCAATGAGTCAAACAACGTTAAAAATATTCAGTAATCCTTATATTGTTGACATGCCATAAATCATAGTAATCTGGTTACATTTTCGTTAAATAAATTCTGCTTTTTCACTGCttatattgatatgaaaaaGCCCTTCAAATTATTTGTTTATAAGTAAGTCCTTCAAATTAATGAATGAgcaccaaaaacaaaacagtCTATTGTCTTTACATACTTTCTCCAAAGTCTTATAAATTAAAGGTCTTCATTTATAAGGTCTTCAGGTAATGCCTTTTTATGGTGCATTCTATTGTCTAATGACAACCAAGTAAAACTTTCTGAACGTGGGATACTGATGAGCCATTTTACTTCTATACACTTTCTCCCAACGTAGTTGCAACGATCCAATTTGGAACCCATAGCATTCTGGGTAATTATGTTATACAACATGCAAGCAACTTGAAATTCTCAACCAGATTTTGACAAAATCTGACTTGcttatttcaaattttctacCGATAATGCTGGTACACGTAAAGGTTATCTGATGTGCAGAAGCACTTGTGTATGTATATGCGTAAGTGACATCATGCAACAACGTCAATATGAATGAAATGCATTGAACTGCCATGAATAGAGAGTCCATCTAACACACCATTGAAACCAACTCAACTGCTCATTCTACCTATTAAAGTCTTCCCTAGCTAGTATTTACACGAGCTAGGGTACACTAGCCCTTTTTTCCGATTCACACTctgaaaatattgtttttttaaagtcTTTTATTTCCCTTTTGATTCTGATGGTAGATTAACGAGGCAAAGCACACCCAGGTCCACAGGAGTACGCAGAAGAGGAGATCTAACGACAGTCCACTCTTTCCACCATCGTCGCCTAGATCATGTTCTGACACCAAcataaaatgtttcattttgcaAAATAAAATGTTACAGACAATGGCTTAAGTATCATTcttcattaaaaagaaaatgttgtaGAAATAATTTGCCTAAGATTAATCGAAAAAAATTTCGCAGCACAACAGAGAGACTGACGGCTCTATAAGAAGTACCACAACGACTAAAACTTGCAGAGAGAAATCGCTGGATTTAGAGGAGATTCAAAAACTCATTGATCTCTGCAGTAATAACATCCAAAACTAGGCAAATACGACACCAACGACAAAAACAAACAACACCATTACAAAAACAAAGCATGTTCTGCAGGAGGAGTCATAGATCAAGCATTTTAACAAATGAGAGATCCACTTACACATCAAAGCCTACCACACGTGTACAAATATTAATCTTCTTACCAATCAATATATGCACGAGGAAAGCAAATAAGCAACAACCCATCAACACGAAAAGGACAATACGAAAGAAAAGTCTGATATACCAGAAGAAAAGCCTCTGTGGAACACAGAGATCCTGAGGTATGAGGCAGCTCTTGAAGCCCACAGCAACCTGGAAGCCATAGCGTGGAACCAATAACAAAACCCTGTTTTCTTTTCGCAACACACTACGATATTGTTCCTCTTATTAAGGTTGGTGGGGTTTGGAGAGTTGGTGGGTGGTGTTCCAAAGGGTCGGGATCTCGACCACTTCGAATTagtatatttttgtaatatttttttgtttttggtaccttaactgaaaataaaatttagcaaTGGAAATTATATTCCATAGAAATGGTTTATACAAGGTGGTGGGTCGATGTGTCAACAAACACCAATTAGGCAGAAGTTGGTGGGAGGGAGTGGTGGCCTATGATGTTGACGCCACGTGGTATATGAcaattttatagaattttcatACTACCGAATACCGAGGTTGTCTTCATACCAGTGGGGAGTTAAATAAATTAGTGGCAATTTATCAATAAATCCAAAGTTtcggtttttatttaaaattaaattataaatgttTATGTGTATttccattttaaaatatcaaaatcattgCATTGCAGTACTTAAGTTGCATCTCCAGACGCCAACGACCCCTTCACTTAAACGTCAAGTAGTGTTTTAATCCATTGAAAACGCACAGATCAATTAGAATTTTCgcttaaattcatttttcctaaaTATTTTAGCCTATTTGGGTTGTATCAAAAGCATCCAATTACCCATTAAAAAATCTTTTGGCACCAATATAAATATCACTTTTAGTTAATCAAAACTTGGTAATGGTTCAAATTAGAGTAGCACTAAAATTATAGGGTAGATATTAATTCGACCAAAACTTCAgggtatattttaaaatgacgtCAAATTCTAGGATGGGTTTTCTTCTTATGTTGCAGAGGAAGAAATTAAACTAACAGAcctaattttagaaaaatcttgcttttagaaaaataaatatagaagaacggcaaagaaattaaactgagagacctaattttagaaaaatcttgCCTTTTCTTCTTATGTTGAATGAAATATTGGAGACCAATTGAGCTAGTGTTATCATAAAACTACAAGAACCCTTCAGATAGTTTTCATAATTGAAGAGATTAAACAGTCAAAAGCCATTCTTGATGAGAAGTTTTGGGTGACAAGGTATTTGCCAGTCTGAGATCAGCCGTACACTGAGAGGGGACAAAAAGTCCAACAGCTCACCAGCTTTGCTGCTTCAATTCAAACAGGTTGGAAATTCAATCCTATCAATTCGCAACAAGATTAAAATCTAACATCAAGTTGATCACCCCTGTTAAATGGAACACAAGTTTGATTCATAAAGTCCATTCTTAGCCGGCTGGAACTAGCAAGCAGCAAGCTACTCCACTTCAGCTAAATAATCATCTATCTCGGCCGGGGTTAGTACTCTGCAAAAAGCAAGCACGAGAATTAATCCAGTAACCCAGTATTTGGAAAAAACGTTTTAATCAGAAAATCAGTAAGGACTGAGAATGAATAAAGTCGAGTTAACGAGGGGCACCATCTTATGTAGGTAGAGAAGACAACAAGAAGTATGTTTTCGCGGGGAGAATGCAATTtaggagaa
This sequence is a window from Carya illinoinensis cultivar Pawnee chromosome 9, C.illinoinensisPawnee_v1, whole genome shotgun sequence. Protein-coding genes within it:
- the LOC122276240 gene encoding glycine cleavage system H protein 2, mitochondrial-like encodes the protein MASRLLWASRAASYLRISVFHRGFSSVLKDLKYADSHEWVKVEGNSATVGITDHAQDHLGDVVYVELPEVGAPVEQGSGFGAVESVKATSDINSPVSGKVLEVNEELNDSPGLVNSSPYDKGWIIKVEVTDSGELKNLMDADQYSKFCEEEDAKH